From a single Sinomonas atrocyanea genomic region:
- a CDS encoding TrmH family RNA methyltransferase, with product MTNPRADRVRDVAKLATRAARNRRRQFLAEGPQAVREALRLDADRRAEGGAPIVVELYASESCLSRHPEIAHLAEATGRLRLADDDVLAAMADTVNPQGIVSVCTMLDVPLSAVLAEQPRLLAVMCRVQDPGNAGTILRAADSAGASAVVLTAGSVDIYNPKAVRSTAGSIFHVPVVIGVDPAAFAAEARGAGLKILAADGAGPLDLDGLQDASAARRAGGEGTAGDYRLEDPTAWLFGNEAQGLSQAEKDLADHRVAVPLYGRAESLNVGTAATVCLYASARSQRR from the coding sequence CCTCGCCGAGGGGCCGCAGGCCGTGCGCGAGGCCCTGCGCCTGGACGCCGATCGGCGCGCCGAGGGGGGCGCGCCGATCGTCGTCGAGCTCTACGCGAGCGAGTCCTGTCTCTCCCGCCATCCCGAGATCGCCCATCTTGCCGAGGCCACCGGCCGGCTGCGCCTGGCGGACGACGACGTGCTCGCGGCCATGGCCGACACGGTGAACCCGCAGGGCATCGTGTCCGTCTGCACCATGCTCGACGTTCCGCTCTCCGCTGTCCTGGCTGAGCAGCCGCGGCTGCTCGCCGTCATGTGCCGGGTCCAGGACCCGGGCAACGCGGGGACGATCCTGCGCGCTGCCGACTCCGCCGGCGCCTCCGCGGTGGTCCTCACGGCGGGGAGCGTCGACATCTACAACCCCAAGGCCGTCCGCAGCACGGCCGGCTCGATCTTCCATGTGCCGGTGGTCATCGGCGTCGACCCCGCAGCGTTCGCTGCCGAGGCCCGCGGGGCGGGCCTGAAGATCCTTGCCGCCGACGGCGCCGGTCCGCTCGACCTCGACGGGCTCCAGGACGCCTCGGCCGCGCGGAGGGCCGGCGGCGAGGGGACCGCGGGGGATTACCGGCTCGAGGACCCGACCGCCTGGCTCTTCGGCAACGAGGCCCAGGGGCTCAGCCAGGCCGAGAAGGACCTGGCCGACCACCGCGTCGCCGTCCCGCTCTACGGGCGGGCAGAGAGCCTCAACGTCGGCACCGCCGCGACAGTCTGCCTGTATGCGAGCGCCAGGAGCCAGCGGCGCTGA
- a CDS encoding cation diffusion facilitator family transporter yields the protein MSSGGGTKAVVAALAANLSIAVMKFLAFALTASSSMLAEAIHSVADSGNQLLLLLGGKRARKQANPEHPFGYGRERYIYAFIVSIVLFSVGGLFALFEAWEKFKDPHGIEGPWWWVPLIILVGAATAEGLSFRTAVKEANQLRGRQSLVAFVRNAKQPELPVILLEDFGALLGLLFALAGVSLTLVTGNGLWDAAGTAMIGLLLVVIAAVLALETSSLLLGESATRSDVRRIEAAITADGTRIIHLRTMHLGPEELLVGAKITVARGASGAEIARTIDEAEARIRSSVPSARVIYLEPDIHRDGDAQPSAVAERPAG from the coding sequence ATGTCGTCCGGTGGTGGGACCAAGGCCGTCGTTGCCGCACTGGCAGCAAACCTGTCGATCGCGGTGATGAAGTTCCTCGCGTTCGCGCTCACGGCATCCTCGTCGATGCTCGCCGAGGCGATCCACTCGGTCGCAGACTCCGGCAACCAGCTGCTCCTCCTCCTCGGGGGCAAGCGCGCCCGCAAGCAGGCGAATCCCGAGCACCCCTTCGGGTACGGGCGCGAGCGGTACATCTACGCGTTCATCGTCTCGATCGTCCTGTTCAGCGTCGGCGGACTGTTCGCCCTCTTCGAGGCCTGGGAGAAGTTCAAGGACCCCCATGGCATCGAGGGCCCGTGGTGGTGGGTGCCGCTCATCATCCTCGTGGGTGCAGCGACGGCGGAGGGCCTCTCCTTCCGCACCGCGGTCAAGGAGGCGAATCAGCTGCGCGGCCGCCAGTCGCTGGTGGCCTTCGTGCGCAACGCGAAGCAGCCCGAGCTGCCCGTCATCCTCCTCGAGGACTTCGGCGCGCTGCTGGGCCTCCTGTTCGCCCTCGCCGGGGTCTCGCTGACACTCGTGACGGGCAACGGGCTGTGGGACGCCGCGGGGACGGCCATGATCGGCCTGCTCCTCGTGGTGATCGCCGCCGTGCTCGCCCTGGAGACCAGCTCGCTCCTCCTGGGCGAATCGGCCACCCGGTCCGACGTGCGGCGCATCGAGGCGGCCATCACCGCGGACGGGACCCGGATCATCCATCTGCGCACCATGCACCTCGGCCCGGAGGAGCTTCTGGTCGGCGCCAAGATCACCGTGGCCCGCGGGGCGAGCGGGGCCGAGATCGCGCGGACCATCGATGAAGCCGAGGCCCGGATCCGCTCATCCGTCCCGAGCGCACGGGTCATCTACCTCGAGCCGGACATCCACCGTGACGGGGACGCGCAGCCGTCCGCCGTCGCGGAACGGCCCGCCGGATAG
- a CDS encoding MFS transporter, which produces MLALGLGGFAIGTVEFATMGLLKEIERGLAISTPQAGQLISAYALGVVVGAPLLAAIGARLPRKALVLGLMAFYAVANLSSFVAADYGAMLVSRFAAGLPHGAYFGTAAVIAASLVAPTKRGWAIATVMSGLTIANVLGVPAATWLGQSLGWRLLFVVTAAIALACVAMVARFVPYEPPHPEASIRRELSALRRGQLWLALAVGVVGFGGFFATYTYIAHTMTSIAGLPEALMPVVVALYGLGMVVGNMAGGRLADRSVMGTIYWALAAVAGVMVLYGLAAPVWPLALLMVFVVGGSGSILIPALQARLLDSAPGAATLATSLSHSALNVANALGAFLGGVVIAAGWGFVAPAYVGAGLAVLGLGIALLSGALERRRAR; this is translated from the coding sequence ATGCTGGCCCTCGGGCTCGGCGGCTTCGCGATCGGGACGGTCGAGTTCGCGACCATGGGACTGCTCAAGGAGATCGAGCGCGGGCTCGCGATCAGCACCCCGCAGGCCGGCCAGCTCATCTCCGCCTACGCCCTGGGCGTGGTGGTGGGGGCGCCCCTGCTCGCGGCCATCGGCGCCCGGCTGCCGCGCAAGGCCCTGGTCCTCGGCCTCATGGCGTTCTACGCCGTCGCCAACCTGTCCTCCTTCGTGGCCGCCGACTATGGCGCGATGCTCGTCTCCCGCTTCGCGGCGGGCCTTCCGCACGGGGCCTACTTCGGCACGGCCGCGGTCATCGCCGCCTCGCTCGTGGCACCCACCAAGAGGGGTTGGGCCATCGCCACGGTGATGTCCGGCCTGACGATCGCCAACGTCCTCGGTGTGCCCGCCGCGACCTGGCTCGGGCAGTCCCTCGGCTGGCGCCTGCTGTTCGTGGTGACCGCGGCGATCGCACTCGCGTGCGTCGCCATGGTCGCCCGCTTCGTGCCGTACGAGCCGCCGCACCCCGAGGCGAGCATCCGCCGGGAGCTCTCCGCCCTCCGGCGCGGGCAGCTGTGGCTCGCCCTCGCCGTCGGGGTGGTCGGGTTCGGCGGCTTCTTCGCCACCTACACGTACATCGCCCATACGATGACGTCCATCGCCGGACTGCCGGAGGCGCTGATGCCGGTGGTCGTGGCCCTGTACGGGCTCGGCATGGTCGTGGGCAACATGGCCGGCGGCCGTCTCGCCGACCGCTCCGTGATGGGCACGATCTACTGGGCTCTCGCCGCCGTGGCCGGGGTGATGGTGCTCTACGGGCTCGCCGCCCCCGTGTGGCCGCTCGCCCTGCTCATGGTGTTCGTGGTGGGCGGCTCCGGCTCGATCCTCATCCCCGCGCTCCAGGCGCGCCTGCTCGACTCGGCGCCGGGCGCCGCGACCCTTGCGACCTCGCTGAGCCACTCGGCGCTCAACGTGGCCAACGCCCTCGGCGCGTTCCTCGGAGGCGTGGTCATCGCGGCGGGGTGGGGCTTCGTGGCGCCGGCGTACGTCGGAGCGGGCCTCGCCGTGCTCGGCCTCGGGATCGCGCTGCTGAGCGGCGCCCTCGAGCGGCGCCGGGCGCGCTGA